In Glycine max cultivar Williams 82 chromosome 7, Glycine_max_v4.0, whole genome shotgun sequence, a single window of DNA contains:
- the LOC100806882 gene encoding cold-regulated protein 27 isoform X1: MEQHDLRRRRRSPPLTFDPKPLPELARSASASSAVTVDNASKGFSHPPLDQSTRWTDQQHSLYIRSLEASFVNELHRSMRLHHLSLKNSTDEAYKCRFLQNSHNMPKQSLALQDGCQKKINLERVAPMLESTADSHVLAGSQFQLTSVDGGCSLREHGLLCDEEIHARGSSIFTLEMACSSTEVTDQNFKDEDARSSCMPLVKRLKTATADSSSTDQVVPFGKVHTPDVSTSSNASSENKGHELLSEPPVSYHFPTSDLPYFLRGR, from the exons ATGGAACAACACGAtctccgccgccgccgccgctcTCCGCCGTTAACCTTTGATCCCAAACCATTGCCGGAGCTCGCTCGCTCCGCCTCCGCCTCCTCCGCCGTCACCGTCGACAACGCCTCCAAAGGCTTCTCGCATCCGCCTCTG GACCAGTCGACGAGATGGACGGATCAGCAGCACAGTCTATATATTCGTTCTTTAGAGGCCTCATTTGTGAATGAATTGCATCGATCTATGCGTTTACATCATTTGAGCTTAAAAAATAGCACAGATGAAGCATATAAATGTAGATTTTTGCAAAATTCACATAATATGCCTAAGCAG TCTCTGGCTCTACAAGATGGCTGCCAGAAGAAGATCAACCTTGAAAGAGTTGCACCTATGTTAGAGAGCACAGCTGATTCTCATGTTCTTGCAGGAAGTCAATTCCAACTTACATCTGTGGATGGAGGCTGTAGTTTGAGAGAGCATGGCTTGCTTTGTGATGAGGAGATTCATGCAAGAGGAAGTTCAATATTTACTCTAGAAATGGCTTGCAGTTCTACAG AGGTCACCGATCAAAACTTCAAGGATGAGGATGCCAGGTCAAGCTGCATGCCCTTGGTGAAAAGGTTGAAGACAGCTACAGCTGATAGTTCAAGCACTGATCAA GTTGTGCCATTTGGAAAAGTTCACACACCAGATGTTTCAACTAGTAGTAATGCAAGCTCAGAAAATAAAGGACATGAATTGCTATCAGAACCCCCAGTGAGCTACCATTTCCCAACATCTGATCTGCCATACTTTTTAAGGGGAAGGTAA
- the LOC100806882 gene encoding cold-regulated protein 27 isoform X2 has translation MEQHDLRRRRRSPPLTFDPKPLPELARSASASSAVTVDNASKGFSHPPLSTRWTDQQHSLYIRSLEASFVNELHRSMRLHHLSLKNSTDEAYKCRFLQNSHNMPKQSLALQDGCQKKINLERVAPMLESTADSHVLAGSQFQLTSVDGGCSLREHGLLCDEEIHARGSSIFTLEMACSSTEVTDQNFKDEDARSSCMPLVKRLKTATADSSSTDQVVPFGKVHTPDVSTSSNASSENKGHELLSEPPVSYHFPTSDLPYFLRGR, from the exons ATGGAACAACACGAtctccgccgccgccgccgctcTCCGCCGTTAACCTTTGATCCCAAACCATTGCCGGAGCTCGCTCGCTCCGCCTCCGCCTCCTCCGCCGTCACCGTCGACAACGCCTCCAAAGGCTTCTCGCATCCGCCTCTG TCGACGAGATGGACGGATCAGCAGCACAGTCTATATATTCGTTCTTTAGAGGCCTCATTTGTGAATGAATTGCATCGATCTATGCGTTTACATCATTTGAGCTTAAAAAATAGCACAGATGAAGCATATAAATGTAGATTTTTGCAAAATTCACATAATATGCCTAAGCAG TCTCTGGCTCTACAAGATGGCTGCCAGAAGAAGATCAACCTTGAAAGAGTTGCACCTATGTTAGAGAGCACAGCTGATTCTCATGTTCTTGCAGGAAGTCAATTCCAACTTACATCTGTGGATGGAGGCTGTAGTTTGAGAGAGCATGGCTTGCTTTGTGATGAGGAGATTCATGCAAGAGGAAGTTCAATATTTACTCTAGAAATGGCTTGCAGTTCTACAG AGGTCACCGATCAAAACTTCAAGGATGAGGATGCCAGGTCAAGCTGCATGCCCTTGGTGAAAAGGTTGAAGACAGCTACAGCTGATAGTTCAAGCACTGATCAA GTTGTGCCATTTGGAAAAGTTCACACACCAGATGTTTCAACTAGTAGTAATGCAAGCTCAGAAAATAAAGGACATGAATTGCTATCAGAACCCCCAGTGAGCTACCATTTCCCAACATCTGATCTGCCATACTTTTTAAGGGGAAGGTAA
- the LOC100777134 gene encoding protein DJ-1 homolog C isoform X1, whose protein sequence is MSLLLLPQPPTPLSTVTFSAAARAPFAAVTPPRPRTLTPKPALSLSAPITTTAPNNAIPPKKVLVPIGLGTEEMEAVIMIHVLRRAGADVTVASVEPQLQVEAAGGTKLVADTDISACSDQVFDLVALPWQGGMPGSARLRDCDVLRKITCRQAEENRLYGAICAAPAVTLLPWGLLKKKKITCHPAFYDRLPRFWAVKSNLQVSRGLTTSRGPGTTYQFALSLAEQLFGDSVANEVAESMFMRTDDDHAAKEFNKVEWSVGHHTPSVLVPVAHGSEEIEVVTVVDILRRAKAKVIVASVEKSLEVLASQGTKIVADILIGDAQESAHDLIILPGGTAGAQRLSKSRILKKLLKEQNSAERIYGAVCSSLAILQKQGLLKDKRATAHASTLDKLKDKEINGAKVVIDGKLITSEGLATVTDFALAIVSKLFGNGRARSVAEGLVFEYPKK, encoded by the exons ATGTCGTTGCTGCTACTCCCTCAACCTCCGACACCCCTCTCAACGGTCACCTTCTCCGCCGCCGCACGCGCACCCTTCGCCGCCGTCACGCCTCCGCGCCCGAGAACGCTAACTCCGAAACCCGCACTCTCCCTCTCTGCCCCAATAACAACAACAGCACCCAATAATGCAATCCCTCCGAAGAAGGTCCTGGTTCCCATCGGATTGGGCACCGAAGAAATGGAAGCCGTTATCATGATTCACGTCCTGCGCCGCGCCGGCGCCGACGTCACCGTTGCCTCCGTGGAGCCGCAGCTCCAAGTAGAAGCCGCCGGAGGCACCAAACTGGTCGCCGATACCGACATTTCCGCGTGTTCCGATCAAGTTTTCGATCTCGTTGCTTTGCCC TGGCAGGGAGGGATGCCTGGCTCTGCAAGACTACGGGATTGCGATGTGCTGCGGAAAATCACGTGCAGACAAGCTGAGGAAAACAGGCTCTATGGTGCTATTTGTGCTGCTCCGGCTGTCACCCTTTTGCCATGGgggcttttgaaaaaaaagaag ATAACTTGCCACCCCGCATTCTACGACAGGCTTCCAAGATTTTGGGCCGTTAAATCAAATCTTCAGGTTTCCAGAGGACTCACAACCAGCCGGGGGCCTGGAACTACTTACCAGTTTGCTTTGTCCTTGGCGGAGCAGCTATTTGGGGACTCTGTTGCCAATGAGGTTGCAGAATCGATG tttatGAGAACAGATGATGATCATGCAGCTAAGGAGTTCAATAAAGTTGAATGGTCTGTTGGCCACCACACCCCTAGT GTCCTCGTACCAGTTGCACATGGTTCCGAAGAGATTGAAGTAGTGACTGTGGTAGATATTCTAAGGCGAGCAAAAGCTAAGGTCATAGTTGCTTCAGTTGAAAAATCTCTTGAAGTTTTGGCTTCTCAAGGAACCAAAATTGTTGCTGATATATTAATTGGTGATGCTCAAGAGTCAGCGCATGATCTGATTATTCTTCCA GGGGGAACTGCTGGTGCTCAAAGACTAAGCAAATCTAGAATTCTGAAGAAGCTTCTTAAAGAACAAAATTCAGCTGAAAGGATATATGGGGCAGTCTGCTCTTCACTTGCCATTCTACAAAAACAAGGTTTACTAAAG GACAAGAGGGCCACAGCTCATGCCTCCACCTTAGACAAGCTTAAAGACAAAGAAATAAATGGTGCTAAAGTAGTTATTGATGGCAAACTGATCACTAGTGAGGGACTTGCCACTGTAACAGATTTTGCATTGGCCATTGTGAGCAAGCTATTTGGTAATGGAAGAGCAAGAAGTGTAGCAGAAGGCCTTGTTTTTGAGTATCCTAAGAAGTAG
- the LOC100776600 gene encoding ABSCISIC ACID-INSENSITIVE 5-like protein 4 encodes MNFRNFGDNNSNHPTWDAMHGKTPANNVTTLLRQPSTIYSLTFDEFQSTMGGIGKDFGSMNMDELLKNIWAAEETQAMAFSAGAAGGEGHNNNPISGGLQRQGSLTLPRTLSQKTVDEVWRDLIKDSSGGAKDGGSGNGGSSIPQRQATLGEMTLEEFLARAGVVREDVPQQQQQQQIGKPNNNGWFGDFPRPDNNNTGLLFGFQQPNRSNGNLGENTNLVPKQPPPPLSLNSNHSQRQAQQHQQQPPPLFPKPANVTFAAAPMHLLNNAQLASPGRRRGLIGVAEHSMNVGMVGLATANVTASASSKISPDVITRSNNVDNSPISPHYVINRGRKFSAIEKVVERRQRRMIKNRESAARSRARKQAYTFELEAEVAKLKELNRELQRKQEEIMEMQKNKDLDPACRPRVSKIHCLRRTLTGPW; translated from the exons ATGAACTTCAGGAACTTTGGTGATAATAATAGTAACCACCCCACTTGGGATGCCATGCATGGGAAGACACCAGCAAACAATGTTACTACTCTGCTGAGACAGCCCTCAACAATATACTCATTGACATTTGATGAGTTTCAGAGCACAATGGGTGGGATTGGGAAGGATTTTGGGTCGATGAACATGGATGAACTCTTGAAGAACATATGGGCAGCTGAAGAGACTCAAGCCATGGCATTTTCAGCTGGTGCAGCAGGAGGAGAAGGCCATAACAACAACCCTATTAGTGGTGGTTTGCAAAGACAAGGTTCTTTGACATTGCCAAGGACTCTTAGTCAGAAAACAGTTGATGAGGTTTGGAGGGACTTGATCAAAGATAGTAGTGGTGGGGCCAAGGATGGTGGAAGTGGCAATGGTGGCTCATCAATTCCTCAAAGGCAAGCAACATTGGGAGAAATGACATTGGAGGAGTTTTTGGCGAGAGCTGGGGTTGTGAGAGAAGATGtgcctcaacaacaacaacaacaacaaattggAAAACCAAACAACAATGGATGGTTTGGTGACTTTCCTAGACCAGACAATAACAACACTGGCCTACTTTTTGGGTTTCAACAACCAAATAGAAGCAACGGGAATTTGGGTGAGAACACTAACTTAGTTCCCAAACAACCTCCTCCTCCTTTATCATTAAACTCAAACCACTCCCAAAGACAAGCACAACAGCACCAACAACAGCCACCACCACTTTTTCCAAAGCCAGCAAATGTAACTTTTGCAGCTGCTCCTATGCATTTGTTGAACAATGCACAACTTGCTAGCCCTGGCAGAAGGAGAGGGTTGATTGGAGTTGCTGAGCATTCGATGAATGTTGGAATGGTTGGTTTAGCCACAGCTAATGTCACAGCTTCTGCCTCAAGTAAAATATCACCTGATGTTATTACAAGGAGTAATAATGTTGATAACTCTCCAATATCACCGCATTATGTAATCAACAGGGGAAGGAAATTCAGTGCCATAGAGAAAGTGGTTGAGAGGAGACAAAggagaatgataaaaaatagaGAATCAGCTGCGAGGTCAAGGGCTCGTAAGCAG GCCTACACTTTCGAACTAGAAGCTGAGGTTGCAAAACTTAAGGAATTAAACAGAGAATTACAAAGAAAACAG GAAGAAATCATGGAAATGCAGAAAAATAAG GATTTGGACCCTGCATGCAGACCAAGGGTAAGTAAAATACACTGCTTGAGAAGGACACTTACTGGACCATGGTAG
- the LOC100777134 gene encoding protein DJ-1 homolog C isoform X2, with product MSLLLLPQPPTPLSTVTFSAAARAPFAAVTPPRPRTLTPKPALSLSAPITTTAPNNAIPPKKVLVPIGLGTEEMEAVIMIHVLRRAGADVTVASVEPQLQVEAAGGTKLVADTDISACSDQVFDLVALPGGMPGSARLRDCDVLRKITCRQAEENRLYGAICAAPAVTLLPWGLLKKKKITCHPAFYDRLPRFWAVKSNLQVSRGLTTSRGPGTTYQFALSLAEQLFGDSVANEVAESMFMRTDDDHAAKEFNKVEWSVGHHTPSVLVPVAHGSEEIEVVTVVDILRRAKAKVIVASVEKSLEVLASQGTKIVADILIGDAQESAHDLIILPGGTAGAQRLSKSRILKKLLKEQNSAERIYGAVCSSLAILQKQGLLKDKRATAHASTLDKLKDKEINGAKVVIDGKLITSEGLATVTDFALAIVSKLFGNGRARSVAEGLVFEYPKK from the exons ATGTCGTTGCTGCTACTCCCTCAACCTCCGACACCCCTCTCAACGGTCACCTTCTCCGCCGCCGCACGCGCACCCTTCGCCGCCGTCACGCCTCCGCGCCCGAGAACGCTAACTCCGAAACCCGCACTCTCCCTCTCTGCCCCAATAACAACAACAGCACCCAATAATGCAATCCCTCCGAAGAAGGTCCTGGTTCCCATCGGATTGGGCACCGAAGAAATGGAAGCCGTTATCATGATTCACGTCCTGCGCCGCGCCGGCGCCGACGTCACCGTTGCCTCCGTGGAGCCGCAGCTCCAAGTAGAAGCCGCCGGAGGCACCAAACTGGTCGCCGATACCGACATTTCCGCGTGTTCCGATCAAGTTTTCGATCTCGTTGCTTTGCCC GGAGGGATGCCTGGCTCTGCAAGACTACGGGATTGCGATGTGCTGCGGAAAATCACGTGCAGACAAGCTGAGGAAAACAGGCTCTATGGTGCTATTTGTGCTGCTCCGGCTGTCACCCTTTTGCCATGGgggcttttgaaaaaaaagaag ATAACTTGCCACCCCGCATTCTACGACAGGCTTCCAAGATTTTGGGCCGTTAAATCAAATCTTCAGGTTTCCAGAGGACTCACAACCAGCCGGGGGCCTGGAACTACTTACCAGTTTGCTTTGTCCTTGGCGGAGCAGCTATTTGGGGACTCTGTTGCCAATGAGGTTGCAGAATCGATG tttatGAGAACAGATGATGATCATGCAGCTAAGGAGTTCAATAAAGTTGAATGGTCTGTTGGCCACCACACCCCTAGT GTCCTCGTACCAGTTGCACATGGTTCCGAAGAGATTGAAGTAGTGACTGTGGTAGATATTCTAAGGCGAGCAAAAGCTAAGGTCATAGTTGCTTCAGTTGAAAAATCTCTTGAAGTTTTGGCTTCTCAAGGAACCAAAATTGTTGCTGATATATTAATTGGTGATGCTCAAGAGTCAGCGCATGATCTGATTATTCTTCCA GGGGGAACTGCTGGTGCTCAAAGACTAAGCAAATCTAGAATTCTGAAGAAGCTTCTTAAAGAACAAAATTCAGCTGAAAGGATATATGGGGCAGTCTGCTCTTCACTTGCCATTCTACAAAAACAAGGTTTACTAAAG GACAAGAGGGCCACAGCTCATGCCTCCACCTTAGACAAGCTTAAAGACAAAGAAATAAATGGTGCTAAAGTAGTTATTGATGGCAAACTGATCACTAGTGAGGGACTTGCCACTGTAACAGATTTTGCATTGGCCATTGTGAGCAAGCTATTTGGTAATGGAAGAGCAAGAAGTGTAGCAGAAGGCCTTGTTTTTGAGTATCCTAAGAAGTAG
- the LOC100806882 gene encoding uncharacterized protein isoform X3: MEQHDLRRRRRSPPLTFDPKPLPELARSASASSAVTVDNASKGFSHPPLDQSTRWTDQQHSLYIRSLEASFVNELHRSMRLHHLSLKNSTDEAYKCRFLQNSHNMPKQSLALQDGCQKKINLERVAPMLESTADSHVLAGSQFQLTSVDGGCSLREHGLLCDEEIHARGSSIFTLEMACSSTEVTDQNFKDEDARSSCMPLVKRLCHLEKFTHQMFQLVVMQAQKIKDMNCYQNPQ, translated from the exons ATGGAACAACACGAtctccgccgccgccgccgctcTCCGCCGTTAACCTTTGATCCCAAACCATTGCCGGAGCTCGCTCGCTCCGCCTCCGCCTCCTCCGCCGTCACCGTCGACAACGCCTCCAAAGGCTTCTCGCATCCGCCTCTG GACCAGTCGACGAGATGGACGGATCAGCAGCACAGTCTATATATTCGTTCTTTAGAGGCCTCATTTGTGAATGAATTGCATCGATCTATGCGTTTACATCATTTGAGCTTAAAAAATAGCACAGATGAAGCATATAAATGTAGATTTTTGCAAAATTCACATAATATGCCTAAGCAG TCTCTGGCTCTACAAGATGGCTGCCAGAAGAAGATCAACCTTGAAAGAGTTGCACCTATGTTAGAGAGCACAGCTGATTCTCATGTTCTTGCAGGAAGTCAATTCCAACTTACATCTGTGGATGGAGGCTGTAGTTTGAGAGAGCATGGCTTGCTTTGTGATGAGGAGATTCATGCAAGAGGAAGTTCAATATTTACTCTAGAAATGGCTTGCAGTTCTACAG AGGTCACCGATCAAAACTTCAAGGATGAGGATGCCAGGTCAAGCTGCATGCCCTTGGTGAAAAG GTTGTGCCATTTGGAAAAGTTCACACACCAGATGTTTCAACTAGTAGTAATGCAAGCTCAGAAAATAAAGGACATGAATTGCTATCAGAACCCCCAGTGA